In the genome of Helicobacter ibis, one region contains:
- a CDS encoding DNA-processing protein DprA: MHNKLNTIPKELESLKESIQDIYYLGNTELLNKRKFTIIGSRKPNPYAQALTKEIANKISKKGGVIVSGGALGIDILAHINAMPNTIMVSPSSLDIIYPKANAKTIKQIQKDSLLLSQFSPTYTPHRFSFLERNKLVVSLGELVIIPYADMLSGSMQSARYAISNNIPIYVFPHRMNESKGTSMLIKENLANVIWDIDEFIQDIFGDCQQSSDEILEFCKTNPFFEDALLKFGDIIFEYELDGKIIRSNGRIEVV; this comes from the coding sequence ATGCACAATAAACTAAATACCATCCCAAAAGAACTAGAATCTCTAAAAGAAAGCATACAAGATATATACTATCTAGGAAACACGGAGTTATTAAATAAACGCAAATTCACAATAATCGGATCAAGAAAGCCAAACCCATATGCACAAGCACTAACAAAAGAAATAGCAAATAAAATATCAAAAAAAGGTGGCGTAATAGTTAGTGGTGGGGCATTAGGCATAGATATTCTAGCCCATATAAATGCTATGCCAAATACAATAATGGTATCTCCATCATCGCTAGATATAATCTACCCTAAAGCAAATGCAAAGACAATCAAACAAATACAAAAAGATTCTTTACTCTTAAGTCAATTTAGCCCCACATATACACCGCATAGATTTTCATTTTTAGAAAGAAACAAGCTTGTAGTTAGCTTAGGAGAGCTAGTAATAATCCCATATGCAGATATGCTAAGTGGCTCAATGCAAAGTGCAAGATACGCAATAAGCAACAACATACCAATCTATGTCTTCCCACACAGAATGAATGAAAGCAAAGGCACTTCAATGCTAATAAAAGAGAATCTAGCAAATGTAATATGGGATATAGACGAATTTATACAAGATATTTTTGGAGATTGCCAACAAAGCAGTGATGAAATATTAGAATTTTGTAAAACAAATCCATTTTTTGAAGACGCACTTTTAAAATTTGGCGATATTATATTTGAATATGAATTAGACGGCAAAATAATCCGTAGTAATGGTAGAATCGAGGTTGTATGA
- the ruvX gene encoding Holliday junction resolvase RuvX, producing the protein MIALDIGLKRIGIAQNRLGIAIPLNPIIRKNRNQAANELNKIIQTINPKIIIIGIPKDGNAEEEMTRRIKHFVSLLDISSNIKIVYVDESFSTFEAEERIKEIKKNRKNGTIDSIAASIILERYLMSQK; encoded by the coding sequence ATGATTGCGCTTGATATAGGGCTAAAGAGAATAGGTATAGCACAAAATAGACTAGGGATTGCAATACCGCTAAATCCAATTATCAGAAAAAACAGAAACCAAGCAGCAAATGAGCTAAATAAGATAATACAAACCATAAACCCAAAAATAATAATAATAGGAATCCCAAAAGATGGTAATGCAGAAGAAGAAATGACGCGTAGGATTAAGCATTTTGTATCACTATTAGATATTTCAAGCAATATAAAAATAGTCTATGTAGATGAATCTTTTAGCACATTTGAAGCAGAAGAAAGAATAAAAGAAATAAAGAAAAATAGAAAAAATGGAACTATAGATAGCATCGCTGCTTCTATAATCCTAGAGAGATATTTAATGAGCCAAAAATAA
- a CDS encoding chemotaxis protein CheX produces MRPVIKHDIAVYTPDVNLEMKQAKEICEILVSNCATIRSLSLKAVYFSFEHVSSFDEGAVILIAKSLLAMQTKVSIVVAFVGYNDEQFPKLKALFPNKSLPLFRTEAMANLLLGLKLPPLNQDIIYYEPDGMIQTLISKELEAKGYNVIFVNSAGEFSQKRKQFEDKALYIYDIYFDVMGNFIPITINNGIVTYTLYKKVDKTVSLYFNVQAHNSRLREGYKIFIFDATETTDFNLAALDFIMSLALNNVKFEACIAICGLKAQLDRDKVELCNRSHVFFFNSVEECRSNPKIQELAKEHQKLEQKRKGLTKHLVAQLPVFINAAVETLTSLTGGEAKRTDYKVTTYNKVGNADIMGGMITFEGDISGIVALCLSKELVQEASVMILGEECQSDGELLDVILEFTNIIAGRSKAVLSESNISIGISLPKACKSEDEIAEILSDKQGVQINLLFNNKPLVLFLAH; encoded by the coding sequence ATGCGACCAGTAATAAAACATGATATAGCCGTATATACACCAGATGTAAATCTTGAGATGAAGCAGGCAAAGGAAATATGCGAGATTCTTGTTTCTAATTGTGCTACCATAAGAAGCCTGTCTTTAAAGGCTGTATATTTTTCATTTGAGCATGTGTCTTCATTTGATGAGGGTGCTGTTATCTTAATAGCCAAGTCCTTGTTGGCAATGCAGACTAAAGTTAGTATTGTTGTAGCTTTTGTTGGATACAATGATGAGCAGTTTCCAAAGTTAAAAGCACTATTTCCAAACAAGAGTTTGCCTCTTTTTAGAACAGAAGCAATGGCAAATTTATTGCTTGGATTAAAATTGCCTCCTCTAAACCAAGATATCATATATTATGAACCAGATGGAATGATTCAAACACTTATATCAAAGGAGCTAGAAGCAAAGGGATATAATGTAATTTTTGTAAATAGTGCTGGTGAGTTTTCACAAAAGCGTAAGCAATTTGAGGATAAAGCATTATATATTTATGATATTTATTTTGATGTTATGGGTAATTTTATACCAATTACAATTAATAATGGAATTGTTACCTATACTTTATACAAGAAGGTAGATAAAACCGTTTCTTTATACTTCAATGTTCAAGCACACAATTCAAGGCTAAGAGAGGGTTATAAAATATTTATTTTTGATGCCACTGAAACAACAGATTTTAATTTGGCAGCACTTGATTTTATAATGTCTTTGGCATTAAATAATGTCAAATTTGAAGCATGTATTGCTATATGTGGGTTAAAAGCTCAATTAGATAGGGATAAAGTTGAATTGTGCAATAGAAGTCATGTATTCTTCTTTAATTCTGTTGAGGAGTGTAGATCCAATCCAAAGATACAAGAATTGGCAAAAGAGCATCAAAAGCTAGAACAAAAAAGAAAAGGCTTAACAAAGCATCTAGTAGCACAACTTCCTGTCTTTATAAATGCCGCAGTTGAGACTCTAACTTCTCTTACTGGTGGAGAGGCCAAGAGGACAGATTATAAGGTTACAACATATAATAAAGTTGGTAATGCTGATATTATGGGTGGTATGATTACATTTGAAGGAGATATATCAGGTATAGTAGCATTGTGTCTAAGCAAGGAGTTAGTTCAAGAAGCATCAGTTATGATACTTGGCGAGGAATGTCAAAGTGATGGCGAGTTACTAGATGTTATTTTGGAATTTACAAATATCATAGCAGGTAGGTCTAAAGCAGTGCTATCAGAAAGCAATATATCAATAGGAATTTCGTTGCCAAAAGCATGTAAGAGCGAAGATGAGATTGCAGAGATTCTATCTGATAAACAGGGTGTTCAAATAAATTTATTATTTAACAATAAGCCATTGGTATTATTTTTGGCTCATTAA
- a CDS encoding OmpA family protein — MNKLCGVSIVACSLLGGSLFAADNLVEITPQIGGSYHISNDRYKNNMDLVYGLKFANRVSKEVLVEVGYEYSNIDYAHNISASQNRYYLNLVKEFYTESSVSPYILGGFGYEDFSKNFYNMDDDMFGQYGVGIRWAIASNFHLKTELRHLMSFDGRSDIVATLGFSIPFGKYVEEYEVVEITEVQEAPKEPVLSHIHTFKVQFPFDSAVVNPKYYSEIKDFALYMQENKDKTAIISGHTDSVGSDEYNQRLSENRAKAVKEKIVQEGVESSRLQVKGYGESRPISDNSTAHGRMENRRVEAEVYNVK; from the coding sequence ATGAATAAGTTGTGTGGAGTTTCGATTGTAGCCTGTAGTTTATTGGGCGGAAGTTTGTTTGCAGCAGATAATTTGGTGGAAATTACTCCTCAAATTGGTGGTAGTTATCATATAAGCAATGACAGATATAAAAACAACATGGATTTGGTATATGGATTGAAGTTTGCAAATAGGGTCTCTAAGGAAGTTTTAGTTGAGGTTGGATATGAATATTCAAATATAGATTATGCCCACAATATTAGTGCTAGTCAAAATAGGTATTATTTGAATCTTGTAAAAGAATTTTACACAGAATCTAGTGTATCCCCTTATATTTTGGGTGGTTTTGGTTATGAGGATTTTAGTAAAAATTTTTACAATATGGACGATGATATGTTTGGTCAATATGGTGTCGGTATTAGATGGGCTATTGCTTCTAATTTCCATTTAAAGACAGAACTTAGGCATTTAATGAGTTTTGATGGAAGAAGTGATATTGTAGCTACTTTAGGCTTTAGTATACCATTTGGCAAATATGTAGAAGAATATGAAGTTGTAGAGATTACAGAAGTGCAAGAAGCACCAAAAGAGCCTGTGTTATCACATATACATACCTTTAAGGTTCAATTCCCATTTGATTCTGCGGTTGTGAATCCTAAATATTATTCAGAAATAAAGGATTTTGCATTATACATGCAAGAAAACAAAGATAAAACAGCAATAATTAGCGGTCATACTGATAGTGTTGGTAGCGATGAGTATAATCAAAGATTATCTGAAAATAGAGCTAAAGCTGTAAAAGAAAAAATAGTGCAAGAAGGAGTTGAATCTTCAAGATTACAAGTTAAGGGATATGGTGAGAGCAGACCTATATCTGATAATAGCACAGCACATGGTAGAATGGAGAATAGAAGAGTTGAAGCCGAAGTTTATAATGTAAAATAA
- a CDS encoding NAD+ synthase, with the protein MDYKQTINNLVEFIKNEVESRGFKRVVVGISGGLDSAVVASLCKLALPNDTHGILMPSKTSSKIHLNDAKLLCDTLDIKSSIYSLELLQESFCKTLNKNITGIEMGNLCARLRMSILYNYAYSNEAIVIGTSNKSEIMLGYGTIYGDLAYAINPIGDIYKTDIFKLAKFLNIPKSIIDKKPSADFYEGQSDEEELGFSYAMIDEILKQLEQGIDIKTLESKTNKEALKFVCARIKSMEFKRQMPTIAKIN; encoded by the coding sequence TTGGACTATAAGCAAACTATAAACAACTTGGTAGAGTTTATAAAAAATGAAGTAGAATCTAGAGGATTTAAGCGTGTTGTAGTTGGAATTAGTGGTGGTTTAGATTCTGCAGTTGTAGCAAGTTTATGCAAGTTGGCTTTACCAAATGATACACATGGAATATTAATGCCATCAAAAACTTCGTCTAAAATTCATCTAAATGACGCAAAACTACTATGCGACACGCTAGACATAAAAAGCAGTATTTATAGTTTAGAGTTACTGCAAGAATCTTTTTGCAAAACACTAAACAAAAATATCACAGGGATTGAGATGGGCAACCTATGTGCAAGACTTAGAATGTCAATTTTATACAATTATGCATATAGCAATGAAGCCATTGTAATAGGAACTAGCAACAAAAGTGAGATAATGCTTGGATATGGGACTATTTATGGCGACCTAGCTTATGCGATAAATCCAATAGGAGACATATACAAAACAGACATTTTCAAACTAGCAAAATTTTTAAATATACCCAAGTCAATAATAGACAAAAAACCAAGCGCTGACTTCTATGAAGGACAAAGCGATGAAGAAGAACTTGGATTTTCTTATGCAATGATAGATGAGATTCTAAAACAACTAGAACAAGGCATAGACATAAAAACACTAGAATCCAAAACAAACAAGGAAGCATTAAAGTTTGTATGTGCAAGAATCAAAAGTATGGAGTTCAAACGACAAATGCCAACAATAGCCAAAATAAATTAA
- a CDS encoding tetraacyldisaccharide 4'-kinase, which yields MRGIEKYFYKPSFLQKILAILLLPISIFYAFIATIRRKMAKFEDFDIPIISVGNLVLGGSGKSPFVIEIAKDYPDSCIILRGYGRKSKGLQIVSKKGEILLSVEESGDEAMMLAKSLPQCYVIVSKNRQQAILQAKELGAKLVFLDDGFRFNFKKLNILLKPRLEPYFNFCVPSGGYREIKSAYKDADIVIEEGKDYERKVELLNKSERMLFLTAIANPSRLDSYLPNVVGKITLKDHSYFNKSEILEQYAKLNATSLLITEKDLPKLEHFGLSLSILHLHLIIAPNIKEKIKNYIESYK from the coding sequence ATGAGAGGTATAGAAAAATATTTTTATAAACCAAGTTTTCTGCAAAAAATACTAGCAATATTATTGCTCCCGATTAGTATATTTTACGCATTTATAGCAACAATTAGACGAAAAATGGCAAAATTTGAAGATTTTGATATTCCTATAATTAGCGTTGGAAATCTAGTCTTAGGTGGAAGTGGTAAAAGTCCATTTGTAATAGAAATAGCAAAAGACTATCCAGATTCTTGCATTATCCTTAGAGGATATGGACGCAAAAGCAAGGGATTGCAAATAGTAAGCAAAAAAGGAGAAATATTATTAAGCGTAGAAGAAAGTGGCGATGAGGCAATGATGTTAGCAAAATCACTCCCACAATGCTATGTTATAGTCAGCAAAAATAGACAACAAGCAATACTGCAAGCAAAAGAACTAGGGGCAAAACTTGTGTTCTTAGATGATGGCTTTAGATTTAACTTTAAAAAATTGAACATTCTCTTAAAGCCAAGATTAGAACCATACTTTAATTTTTGCGTTCCAAGCGGTGGATACAGGGAAATAAAGAGTGCCTACAAAGATGCAGATATAGTAATAGAAGAAGGGAAAGATTATGAAAGAAAGGTTGAGCTACTAAACAAAAGTGAAAGAATGCTATTTTTAACCGCTATTGCCAATCCATCAAGACTAGATTCATATCTGCCAAATGTAGTTGGCAAAATCACCCTAAAAGACCACTCATACTTCAATAAAAGCGAGATTTTAGAACAATACGCAAAGCTAAATGCTACCTCACTTCTAATCACAGAAAAAGACCTGCCAAAGCTGGAGCATTTCGGGCTTTCGCTTTCTATTTTGCACTTACACTTAATAATAGCTCCAAACATAAAAGAAAAAATAAAAAACTACATAGAATCTTACAAATAG